In Cinclus cinclus chromosome 1, bCinCin1.1, whole genome shotgun sequence, the sequence tgtcccagctgtccccaggtgtgtccccaggtgtgtcccagccgtccccagctgtccccagctgtccccaggtgtgtcccagctctccccagccgtccccaggtgtgtcccaggtgtgtcccaggtgtgtcccgtACCAGACAGGTGCCATAACCTGGGGGCAGTCTCGGGGGGTCCCTCAGCAGGAGCCCCCCCAGGGCCGCTGCCCCCCCCAGGGTCTGCAGCAGAGCGGGGGCCAAggtggggggggcggggggggccaGGAGGGCCAGAACCCCCCCGGAGAGcacctggggggacagggggacacgggggtcactcgggggtcacAGAAAGGTCatggggtcactcggggtcactcgggggtcacAGAAAGATCatggggtcactcggggtcactcgggggtcacAGAAAGGTCatggggtcactcggggtcactcggggtcactcaggggtcaccaCAATTGGGTCCCCAGCATCACCAGCACCCTGTAGcagttcccccagtgctcccagtgctcccagttcccccagtgctcccagtgctcccagttcccccagtgctcccagtgctcccagttcccccagtgctcccagtgctcccagtgctcccagttcccccagtgctcccagttcccccagtgctcccagtgctcccagttcccccagttcccccagtgctcccagtgctcccagttcccccagttcccccagtgctcccagttcccccagttcccccagtgctcccagttcccccagtgctcccagttcccccagtgctcccagttcccccagttccgCCAGGGCTCCCAGTTCCACCAGTGCACACAcaccagttcccccagttccccatcccagtgctcccagtatccccagtttcccatcccagttcccccagttccccatcccagtgctcccagtatccccagtttcccatcccagttcccccagttccccatcccagtgctcccagtatccccagtttCCTcaccagttcccccagttccccatcccagtgctcccagtatccccagtttcccatcccagttcccccagttccccatcccagtgctcccagtatccccagtttcccatcccagttcccccagttccccatcccagtgctcccagtatccccagtttcccatcccagttcccccagttccccatcccagtgctcccagtatccccagtttCCTcaccagttcccccagttccccatcccagtgctcccagtatccccagtttcccatcccagttcccccagttccccatcccagtgctcccagtatccccagtttcccatcccagttcccccagttccccatcccagtgctcccagtatccccagtttcccatcccagttcccccagttccccatcccagtgctcccagtatccccagtttcccatcccagttcccccagttccccatcccagtgctcccagtatccccagtttCCTcaccagttcccccagttccccatcccagtgctcccagtatccccagtttcccatcccagttcccccagttccccatcccagtgctcccagtatccccagtttcccatcccagttcccccagttccccaccccagtgctcccagtatccccagtttcccatcccagttcccccagttccccatcccagtgctcccagtatccccagtttcccatcccagttcccccagttccccatcccagtgctcccagtatccccagtttCCTcaccagttcccccagttccccatcccagtgctcccagtatccccagtttCCTcaccagttcccccagttccccatcccagtgctcccagtatccccagtttcccatcccagttcccccagttccccatcccagtgctcccagtatccccagtttcccatcccagttcccccagttccccatcccagtgctcccagtatccccacCAGTTTCCTcaccagttcccccagttccccatcccagtgctcccagtatccccagtttcccatcccagttcccccagttccccatcccagtgctcccagtatccccagtttcccatcccagttcccccagttccccatcccagtgctcccagtatcccagtttcccatcccagttcccccagttccccatcccagtgctcccagtacccccagttTCCTcaccagttcccccagttccccatcccagtgctcccagtatccccagtttCCTcaccagttcccccagttccccatcccagtgctcccagtatccccagtttCCTCACCAGttcccctgccagcagcagcccccgGGGGGTTTTCAGCCCCCCCAGGTCCAGGACCCCCGGCTGCCCcatggggggggaggggtctggggggggtctgggggcaattttgggggggggtcccgggaggtctgggaggtttttggggggtcccgggggggggttggggggttCTGGGTtaattttgggggtcccgggggggttttggggtctcaggGGATCCCtgtgggggtgggggaggggagaggggacacCCACGTgacccccccacccctccgcccctcccccacccccgtgACAGGCACCGGCGGGAACGGGGACAATGGGAAATtgttggggacactgggagggactgggagggactgggaggagactgggagggactgggatggactgggaggggactgggaggagactgggaaggactgggatggactgggaggggactgggatggactgggaggagactgggatggactgggatggactgggaggggactgggatggactgggaggggactgggatggactgggaagagactgggatggactgggaggggattgggaggagactgggagggactgggataggACTGGGAGgagactgggaggggattgggagggactggtatgtactgggagggactgggataggACTGGGAggagactgggagggactgggaaagaCTGGGAggagactgggagggactggcaTGGACTGGGAggagactgggagggactgggatggactgggatggactgggaggggactgggatggactgggaggagactgggagggactgggaagagactgggaggggattgggaggagactgggaggggactgggatgtactgggaggagactgggaaggactggTTGGGGATTGAGAggagactgggagggactgggatggactgggaggggactgggatggactgggaggcaATTGGGAGTGACTCTGGGATGACTGGGAGCTGAGAGGATATACTGGGATTGACTGGGATCTGTCGGTGCGTACTGGGAAGGaaactgggaggcactgggagagactgggagctCTTGGAAGCAACTGGAACTGTGACTGGGAATAACTGGGAAgcaactgggagcactgggagctgagCGCCTCCAGACACTTCCCAATACCCAACATTCCCAGTTGTCCCCAGTGCcttcccagtcactcccagtgcCTTCCCAGTtactcccagtcccctccctgtcactcccagtgctcccccagtcactcccagtcactCTGAGTGCCCTCCCAGTCACTTCCAGTTACCCCCAGTGCcttcccagtcactcccagtgccctcccagtcaCTTCCAGTTACCCCCAGTGCcttcccagtcactcccagtgccctcccagtgctccctcagtcactcccagtcactcccagtgctctcccagtgccctcccagtgccctTCCAGTCATTCTGGGTGCTCCCCCAGTGATCCAGTcactcccagtgccctcccagtgtcttcccagtcactcccagtccTCTCCTAGGGCTtccccagtcactcccagtcactcccagtgctcccccaGTCGCTCCCAGTCACTCTGAGTGCCCTCCCAGTCACTTCCAGTTACCCCCAGTGCTCTCCCAACCACCCCCCCCAGTGCcttcccagtcactcccagtgccctcccagtgccttcccagtgctcccccagtcactcccagtgcttccccagtcactcccagtgccttcccagtcactcccagtgctctcccagtgctcccccagtcactcccagtgccttcccagtcactcccagtgccctcccagtgctcccccagtcactcccagtcactCTGAGTGCCCTCCCAGGCACTTCCAGTTATCCCCAGTGCcttcccagtcactcccagtgcTCTCCCAGTGATtccccagtcactcccagtcacCTCCCAACTGCTCCCATTTGTTATTCTGGGTctctggggtgggagggggggggggtgtgggggggggtggggacatCCTAAAAAtacccgggggggggggggggggggaggggagggggtggggCTGGCTCGGGACCTGATCCtggctaaaaaaaacccctggggGTGTCACGTgaccgggggggggggagggggagtgGGACAGGAGCGACTTTGGGACCCCGCGGCCACCACGGGGGGAGGTAATGGGGGGGACATcgaggggacactgggggacatcaggggggacttggggggacactgggggacataggggggacacgggggagacactggggggacactgggggacatagagggggacattgggggacactgggggacatcaggggatactgggggacagcggggggacattggggagatactgggggacatcaggggggacttggggggacactgggggacataggggggacacgggggagacactggggggacactgggggacatagagggggacattgggggacactgggggacatagggggggacattggggggacactgggggacatcaggggatactgggggacagcggggggacattggggagatactgggggacatcaggggatactgggggacacggggggacattgggggacatcggggggacaGCAAGGGGGACATTGGTTGGACACTGGGAGACATCAGGGGATACtgggggacatcggggggggacactggggggacatcggggggacaGCAAGGGGGACATcagggggacattggggggacactgggggacatgggggggacaTTGGAGAGATactgggggacatcaggggaTATtgggggacatcgggggggacactggggggacattgggggacatcggggggacattggggggacagAAGGAATTGGAGTTCGAGGGGAGGGTGGGGGACACCAAGGGGGTACAGGGGACTGAGAgtggcactgggggacactggatgtgggggggggggggtatgACATGGGATCAGGAACAAGATTTGGGGTCCTGGGAGGGAATTGAGGGGGGGACATGGGACCATGAGGGTGGGActggggtcctggggggaaCTGGAGGGTGCTGTGG encodes:
- the LOC134058102 gene encoding CKLF-like MARVEL transmembrane domain-containing protein 5 — its product is MGQPGVLDLGGLKTPRGLLLAGELVLSGGVLALLAPPAPPTLAPALLQTLGGAAALGGLLLRDPPRLPPGYGTCLDLLRAISGTLIFLVVALVALASSRDALAATTFTFGLVLALVFAFDTFVTFRTRVAPALGQGEGHPDMEGA